One region of Polaromonas hydrogenivorans genomic DNA includes:
- a CDS encoding non-heme iron oxygenase ferredoxin subunit, whose amino-acid sequence MTSNWIDVAVQEDVPQDDVIGLAVAGRDIALYGVEGEVFATDNICTHGHAQLCDGFLEGHEIECPLHQGRFDVRSGQPTHAPATEALRSYPVKIEGGRVWLALD is encoded by the coding sequence ATGACCTCGAACTGGATTGATGTGGCCGTGCAGGAGGACGTGCCGCAGGACGACGTGATCGGCCTGGCCGTCGCGGGCCGCGACATCGCGCTGTACGGCGTGGAGGGCGAGGTCTTCGCCACCGACAACATCTGCACGCACGGGCATGCCCAGCTGTGCGATGGTTTCCTTGAAGGCCACGAGATCGAATGCCCGCTGCACCAGGGCCGGTTCGACGTGCGCTCGGGCCAGCCCACCCATGCGCCGGCGACCGAGGCGCTGCGCAGCTACCCGGTGAAGATCGAGGGCGGCCGCGTCTGGCTCGCCCTCGACTGA
- a CDS encoding fumarylacetoacetate hydrolase family protein, with product MTATAYLWAPPPVYCLPVRGRSERLPINRLFFVGRNYHAHAVEMGRPVDKSAEVPFYFTKAPSTLVESGATVAYPPGTKDYQYEMELVLAIGVAGFRVSEAEAPKLIYGYACGLDMTRRDLQLAAREKGRPWDLGKDVEQSSVVSEIVPMPQVVLGQGALSMSVNGEVRQKSDLSKLIWNIPELIADLSKFYHLQPGDLIFTGTPEGVGPVQPGERIEGRIEGVGSIALNVGPAE from the coding sequence ATGACCGCTACCGCCTACCTCTGGGCTCCACCGCCCGTGTATTGTCTGCCTGTGCGTGGCCGCAGCGAGCGCTTGCCGATCAACCGGCTGTTCTTCGTCGGCCGCAATTACCATGCGCACGCTGTCGAAATGGGGCGCCCCGTCGACAAGTCGGCCGAAGTGCCGTTCTACTTTACCAAGGCGCCATCGACATTGGTCGAGTCCGGGGCCACGGTGGCCTATCCGCCTGGCACCAAGGACTACCAGTATGAAATGGAATTGGTGCTGGCCATCGGCGTCGCCGGCTTTCGCGTGAGCGAAGCCGAAGCCCCAAAGCTCATCTATGGGTATGCCTGCGGCTTGGACATGACGCGGCGCGATTTGCAACTGGCGGCCCGGGAAAAAGGCCGGCCCTGGGATCTGGGCAAGGACGTCGAGCAATCTTCCGTGGTGTCCGAGATCGTGCCCATGCCGCAGGTCGTCCTCGGCCAGGGGGCGCTGAGCATGTCGGTCAACGGCGAGGTGCGCCAGAAGTCCGACTTGTCCAAGCTAATATGGAACATTCCCGAACTGATCGCGGACCTCTCGAAGTTCTATCACCTGCAGCCCGGCGACCTGATCTTCACGGGCACGCCCGAGGGCGTGGGCCCTGTGCAACCCGGCGAACGCATCGAAGGCCGCATAGAAGGCGTCGGTTCGATTGCGCTGAACGTCGGTCCGGCCGAGTAG
- a CDS encoding MFS transporter has product MRQIDVHQLADDARFNRFHGLVLFWCAVIIIFDGYDLAVVGIALPSIMKDLNVDPTQAGFMVSSALFGMMFGAIFLGTIADRIGRRWAIVICITLFSLFTGAAGLTRDPVMFGIMRFLAGLGIGGVMPNVVAHMTEYSPKKIRATLVTVMFSGYAVGGIVAALLGKGLIERYGWQSVFFAATVPVLLIPAILKSLPESMPFLLSKGRHEELKRIAARIEPTYTPQASDQLTVPPQDKAHGAPTRHLFTDGRGFSTVMFWIAFFMCLFMVYALSSWLTKLMASAGYSLGSALTFVLVLNVGAMVGAVGGGWLADRFHIKYVLASMYALAALSVTLLGFAMPQALLFLVVGLAGASTIGTQIVANAYTGQFYPMAIRSTGLGFALGIGRSGAILAPIVIGVLVGLQLPLRQNFFAIAIPGVIGMLAVLLIDHRKSASEQYAAVHADPATAPTGAAFPATDFSRPLHKENP; this is encoded by the coding sequence ATGCGCCAAATCGATGTTCACCAACTCGCGGACGATGCCCGCTTCAACCGCTTTCATGGGCTCGTGCTGTTCTGGTGCGCCGTGATCATCATCTTCGACGGTTACGACCTGGCCGTTGTCGGCATCGCGCTGCCCTCCATCATGAAGGACCTGAACGTGGACCCGACCCAGGCCGGATTCATGGTCAGCTCGGCGTTGTTCGGGATGATGTTCGGCGCGATATTCCTGGGGACGATCGCCGACCGCATCGGAAGGCGCTGGGCCATCGTCATCTGCATCACGCTGTTCAGCTTGTTCACGGGTGCCGCAGGACTGACCCGCGATCCCGTCATGTTCGGCATCATGCGTTTCCTGGCGGGCCTGGGCATCGGCGGCGTCATGCCCAACGTGGTGGCCCACATGACGGAGTATTCGCCGAAAAAGATACGCGCCACGCTGGTCACGGTGATGTTCAGCGGTTACGCCGTTGGGGGCATTGTGGCCGCATTGCTCGGCAAGGGCTTGATCGAACGCTACGGCTGGCAGTCCGTGTTCTTCGCTGCTACCGTACCGGTGCTGCTGATTCCAGCGATCCTCAAGTCGCTGCCGGAGTCCATGCCTTTCCTGCTGTCCAAGGGCCGGCATGAGGAACTCAAGCGCATCGCCGCCCGCATCGAGCCGACCTACACGCCTCAGGCCAGCGATCAGCTTACGGTGCCCCCGCAGGACAAGGCGCACGGCGCGCCCACGCGGCACCTGTTCACCGATGGGCGCGGCTTTAGCACCGTGATGTTCTGGATCGCGTTTTTCATGTGCCTTTTCATGGTCTATGCGCTGAGTTCGTGGCTGACGAAGCTGATGGCCAGCGCCGGCTACAGCCTGGGCTCGGCGCTGACTTTCGTGCTGGTGCTCAACGTCGGCGCGATGGTGGGCGCCGTCGGCGGCGGCTGGCTGGCGGATCGCTTTCACATCAAGTATGTGCTCGCTTCGATGTACGCGCTGGCCGCGCTCTCTGTCACCCTGCTTGGCTTTGCGATGCCGCAGGCGCTGCTGTTCTTGGTGGTGGGGCTGGCGGGTGCCTCGACCATTGGAACCCAGATCGTCGCGAATGCCTATACCGGACAGTTCTACCCGATGGCGATACGCTCGACCGGACTCGGCTTTGCGCTGGGCATCGGCCGCAGCGGCGCCATCCTGGCGCCCATCGTCATCGGCGTACTGGTCGGCCTGCAATTGCCGCTGCGGCAAAACTTCTTTGCGATCGCGATCCCGGGCGTGATCGGCATGCTGGCCGTGCTACTGATCGATCACCGCAAATCCGCCTCCGAGCAATACGCCGCCGTGCATGCCGATCCGGCAACGGCTCCAACCGGCGCGGCATTCCCAGCAACTGATTTTTCCCGCCCACTTCACAAGGAAAACCCATGA
- a CDS encoding IS6 family transposase — protein sequence MLATKGMRFSIDVILVCIRWYAAYPLSYRHLEEMMEERGVFVDHSSINRWAIRFLPLLEKVFRKHKRAVGGSWRMDETYIKVKGAWKYLYRAVDKEGKTVDFLLTARRDKAAALRFFEKAMKANGVPEKVTMDKSGANKAAMDEINARGETPVIVRQVKYLNNIVEQDHRAVKRVTKPMLNFKSFRSAKNVLAGIELMHMIRKGQFLLEGCIELSFADQFYALAGQIRPV from the coding sequence ATGCTGGCAACCAAAGGGATGCGATTTTCAATTGACGTGATTCTGGTATGCATCCGTTGGTACGCGGCTTATCCGTTGAGTTACCGCCATCTCGAGGAAATGATGGAGGAACGCGGCGTGTTTGTCGACCATTCCTCGATCAATCGCTGGGCAATCCGGTTTCTGCCCTTGCTTGAGAAAGTGTTCCGCAAGCACAAGCGCGCGGTGGGCGGCAGCTGGCGGATGGACGAAACCTATATCAAGGTCAAGGGCGCCTGGAAATATCTCTACCGCGCGGTGGACAAGGAAGGCAAGACAGTCGACTTCCTGCTGACGGCCAGGCGCGACAAGGCCGCAGCCCTGCGGTTCTTTGAAAAAGCCATGAAGGCCAACGGTGTTCCCGAGAAGGTCACGATGGACAAGAGCGGCGCCAACAAGGCGGCCATGGATGAGATCAATGCCCGAGGTGAAACACCGGTCATCGTGCGACAAGTGAAGTACCTCAACAACATCGTGGAGCAGGACCATCGCGCTGTCAAACGGGTCACCAAACCGATGCTCAACTTCAAGTCATTTCGATCGGCCAAAAATGTCCTGGCCGGCATCGAACTCATGCACATGATCCGCAAAGGTCAGTTCCTGCTGGAAGGCTGTATCGAGCTGTCTTTTGCCGACCAGTTTTATGCATTGGCAGGACAAATCCGTCCCGTTTGA
- a CDS encoding transposase has translation MHRKPHSHHSTEFKEQALLKARHRGARSILSLASELNMSAGTLKRWVLDSAKAGEQALGETSPALDGPAASWSPSQRLRALQESYAFNGPALAAWCRERGVFEHQLVQWREEFCTPVAPASREATGAFRELQRQHEQLQRELRRKEKALAEVAALLVLQKNFQALLEGADK, from the coding sequence ATGCACAGAAAACCTCATTCCCATCACTCCACCGAATTCAAGGAGCAGGCACTGCTCAAAGCCCGCCATCGCGGCGCGCGTTCAATTCTGAGCCTTGCCAGCGAGCTGAACATGTCTGCCGGCACCCTCAAGCGATGGGTGCTGGACTCGGCCAAGGCCGGCGAACAGGCACTCGGGGAGACAAGCCCTGCGCTGGACGGCCCGGCTGCATCTTGGTCGCCATCGCAGCGCCTGAGGGCTCTGCAGGAAAGCTACGCATTCAATGGCCCGGCACTGGCGGCGTGGTGCCGCGAGCGTGGTGTGTTCGAGCACCAGTTGGTGCAGTGGCGCGAAGAGTTTTGCACCCCGGTCGCGCCCGCCTCGCGCGAGGCAACGGGTGCCTTTCGAGAACTCCAGCGTCAGCACGAGCAGCTCCAGCGTGAATTGCGGCGCAAGGAAAAAGCGCTGGCCGAGGTAGCCGCCTTGCTGGTGTTGCAAAAAAACTTCCAGGCGCTGCTGGAGGGCGCGGACAAATGA
- a CDS encoding transposase, which yields MRIGQRGTQTRLWARKGTRPRVVRQQQSESAYIFGAVCAQRDTAVGLILPQANTEAMTLHLQAISEAVPAGRHAVLVLDRAGWHTTAKLPQFSNLSFGGCQGSCRLK from the coding sequence ATGCGCATTGGCCAGCGCGGCACGCAAACGCGCCTGTGGGCGCGCAAGGGAACGCGGCCCCGGGTGGTGCGCCAGCAGCAGTCCGAATCGGCATACATCTTTGGCGCCGTCTGTGCGCAGCGCGATACGGCTGTTGGCCTGATCCTGCCGCAGGCCAATACCGAGGCGATGACCCTACACCTGCAGGCCATCAGCGAGGCCGTTCCTGCGGGGCGCCACGCGGTGCTGGTGCTCGATCGTGCAGGGTGGCATACCACCGCCAAACTGCCCCAGTTCTCCAACCTCTCATTCGGTGGCTGTCAAGGAAGTTGTCGCCTGAAGTGA
- a CDS encoding aromatic ring-hydroxylating dioxygenase subunit alpha: MHECPVSVFPQQIRWETDGTSRIPFQAYTDEALYRKELDRLFYCNHWCYVGLEAEIPNPGDFKRTVVGERSVLMVRDKDGAVHVVENVCAHRGMAFCRERHGNRESLTCPYHQWNYTLSGDLQGVPFRRGVKQDGKVNGGMPADFKPADNNLTKLKVATRGGVVFASFDHDVESLEDFLGPVILGYFDRLFNGRKLKILGYNRQRIPGNWKLMQENIKDPYHPGLLHTWFVTFGLWRADNKSQLLMDAHHRHAAMVSTRGSAGKAADVTQVSSFKANMELNDPRFLDIVHEPWWGAPTAVMTTIFPSVIFQQQVNSVSTRHIQPDGHGAFDFVWTHFGFEEDSDEMTRRRLRQANLFGPAGFVSADDGEVIEWSQEGFETKPAHRTLAELGGREVGDTDHMVTETLIRGMYEYWRKVMEA, translated from the coding sequence ATGCATGAATGCCCCGTTAGCGTCTTTCCGCAGCAGATCCGCTGGGAAACAGACGGCACCAGTCGCATCCCGTTTCAGGCCTATACCGACGAGGCTCTGTACCGCAAGGAACTGGACCGGCTCTTTTACTGCAATCACTGGTGCTATGTCGGCCTCGAAGCCGAGATTCCGAACCCGGGCGACTTCAAGCGCACGGTCGTGGGTGAGCGCTCCGTGCTGATGGTGCGCGACAAGGACGGCGCCGTCCATGTCGTCGAGAATGTCTGCGCGCACCGCGGCATGGCCTTCTGCCGCGAGCGGCACGGCAACCGCGAGAGCTTGACCTGCCCGTACCACCAGTGGAACTACACGCTGTCGGGCGACTTGCAGGGCGTGCCGTTCCGGCGGGGCGTCAAGCAGGATGGCAAGGTCAACGGCGGCATGCCTGCGGACTTCAAGCCGGCCGATAACAACCTCACCAAGCTCAAGGTCGCCACGCGTGGCGGCGTGGTCTTCGCCTCGTTCGACCACGACGTGGAGTCGCTCGAAGACTTCCTCGGTCCGGTGATCCTCGGCTACTTCGACCGCCTGTTCAATGGCCGCAAGCTCAAGATCCTGGGCTACAACCGCCAGCGCATTCCCGGCAACTGGAAGCTGATGCAGGAAAACATCAAGGACCCGTACCACCCGGGCCTGCTGCATACCTGGTTCGTCACCTTCGGGCTCTGGCGCGCCGACAACAAGTCGCAGCTGCTGATGGATGCGCACCACCGCCATGCGGCCATGGTGTCCACGCGCGGATCGGCCGGCAAGGCGGCCGACGTGACGCAGGTGTCCAGCTTCAAGGCCAACATGGAGCTGAACGATCCGCGCTTCCTGGACATCGTGCACGAACCCTGGTGGGGCGCGCCCACCGCCGTGATGACGACCATCTTCCCGAGCGTCATCTTCCAGCAGCAGGTCAACAGCGTGTCCACACGCCATATCCAGCCCGATGGCCATGGCGCCTTCGACTTCGTCTGGACGCACTTCGGTTTCGAGGAAGACAGCGATGAAATGACGCGGCGGCGCCTGCGCCAGGCCAACCTGTTCGGCCCGGCCGGCTTCGTGTCGGCCGACGATGGCGAGGTCATCGAATGGTCGCAGGAGGGTTTCGAGACCAAGCCGGCGCACCGCACGCTGGCCGAACTGGGGGGGCGCGAAGTCGGCGACACGGACCACATGGTGACCGAGACGCTGATTCGCGGCATGTACGAATACTGGCGCAAAGTGATGGAGGCATGA
- a CDS encoding cupin domain-containing protein: protein MDKDNPSMTIDLKPSPVRLKAVAGRGQPEPSPALEQLYRGFEEELLVPLWTEIGDLMPLHPKSKAAPHLWRWDRLKALAAQAGQIVPVGRGGERRAIALANPDLGGRPFATPTLWAAIQYLMPGENAPEHRHTQHAFRFVVEGEGVWTVVNGDAVRMSRGDFLPQAGWNWHSHHNAATEPMAWIDGLDIPFSYYTESQFFEVGREQISHAEKGTPERSQSERLWGHPGLRPASATTALPATPLLAYRWSDTDRALADQLALEDEGCVATLSPGHAAVRFTNPTTGGDVLPTLRTEMHRVRAGAQTLVRREVGSSVFQVFDGGGTVTVGERTWQVARGDLFVVPSWQPFAAQASPATQLDLFRFGDAPIFEALHAHRMQIGN from the coding sequence ATGGACAAGGACAACCCATCGATGACCATCGACCTGAAACCCTCGCCCGTGCGCTTGAAAGCCGTCGCCGGCCGGGGACAACCCGAACCTTCGCCCGCGCTGGAGCAGTTGTACCGAGGGTTCGAAGAGGAACTTCTCGTGCCCTTGTGGACCGAGATCGGCGACTTGATGCCGCTGCATCCAAAGTCCAAGGCCGCACCGCATCTTTGGCGCTGGGACCGGCTGAAGGCGCTCGCGGCACAGGCTGGCCAGATCGTGCCCGTCGGGCGGGGTGGCGAGCGCCGCGCCATCGCGCTGGCCAACCCGGACCTCGGGGGCAGGCCTTTTGCCACCCCCACGCTCTGGGCCGCCATTCAATACCTGATGCCGGGCGAAAACGCGCCGGAGCACCGCCATACGCAGCACGCCTTTCGTTTCGTGGTGGAAGGCGAGGGCGTGTGGACCGTGGTCAATGGCGATGCCGTGCGCATGTCGCGCGGCGACTTTCTGCCGCAGGCGGGCTGGAACTGGCATTCCCATCACAACGCCGCCACGGAGCCGATGGCCTGGATCGACGGCCTGGACATTCCTTTCTCGTATTACACCGAAAGCCAGTTCTTCGAGGTCGGTCGCGAGCAGATCAGCCACGCCGAAAAGGGCACGCCTGAACGCTCGCAGTCGGAACGCTTGTGGGGCCATCCCGGGCTGCGCCCAGCGTCCGCGACGACGGCCCTGCCAGCCACGCCGCTGCTGGCCTATCGCTGGAGCGACACCGACCGCGCCCTGGCGGACCAACTGGCCCTCGAGGACGAGGGTTGCGTCGCCACCCTGAGTCCAGGGCACGCCGCCGTGCGCTTCACCAATCCCACGACGGGCGGCGACGTGCTGCCGACGCTGCGCACCGAAATGCACCGCGTGCGCGCCGGCGCCCAGACGCTGGTGCGGCGCGAGGTCGGCTCGTCCGTCTTTCAGGTGTTCGACGGCGGCGGCACCGTCACCGTCGGAGAGCGTACATGGCAGGTTGCGCGCGGCGACCTGTTCGTGGTGCCGTCGTGGCAGCCGTTTGCAGCCCAGGCATCGCCGGCAACGCAGCTCGATTTGTTCCGGTTCGGCGACGCGCCTATCTTCGAGGCGCTTCACGCGCACCGGATGCAGATCGGCAACTGA
- a CDS encoding IS3 family transposase produces the protein MTSVQQRQKLLGLIGKACADGARLKPACHQIGLSCRSVQRWQRTQAAEGDQRPSGKRRYVCPPNKLREDERQAVMATLNSEAFKDLPPSQVVPRLADRGVYVASESTMYRILRQQGQLGHRRSERAAQKRSRPRALAATGADQVFCWDITYLPTQVRGQHFYLYLFEDLFSRKIVGWQVFDCESAELASQLLRDICESQGIRPGQLTVHSDNGSPMKGETMLAAMQRLGVAHTRSRPSVSNDNPYVESAFRTLKYRPELPVKPFENLLAARRWVTELAHWYNHEHRHSAIGFVTPAQRHAGLDRALLEQRALVYEQARQENPQRWSGQPRQWAHVDVVHLNPETKQQTKEPESKQKTA, from the coding sequence ATGACGTCCGTCCAGCAGCGCCAAAAGTTGCTCGGCCTGATCGGCAAGGCCTGCGCCGACGGGGCGCGCTTGAAGCCGGCTTGCCATCAAATCGGGCTGTCCTGCCGTAGCGTGCAGCGCTGGCAGCGCACGCAGGCGGCCGAGGGCGACCAGCGTCCTTCGGGCAAGCGGCGCTATGTGTGCCCGCCCAACAAGCTGCGCGAGGACGAGCGCCAGGCGGTGATGGCCACGCTCAACAGCGAAGCGTTCAAGGACTTGCCGCCGAGCCAAGTCGTGCCTCGCCTGGCCGACCGCGGCGTCTATGTGGCCTCGGAGTCCACGATGTACCGAATACTTCGACAGCAGGGCCAACTGGGCCATCGACGCTCGGAGCGCGCAGCGCAAAAGCGAAGCCGGCCGCGCGCCCTTGCCGCCACCGGAGCCGATCAGGTGTTCTGCTGGGATATCACGTATCTGCCCACTCAGGTGCGCGGCCAGCACTTTTACCTGTACCTGTTCGAGGATTTGTTCAGCCGCAAGATCGTGGGCTGGCAGGTGTTTGACTGCGAGAGCGCCGAGCTGGCCAGCCAGTTGCTGCGTGACATCTGTGAGAGCCAGGGCATTCGCCCGGGCCAGCTGACGGTGCATTCGGACAACGGCTCGCCCATGAAGGGCGAGACCATGCTGGCGGCCATGCAGCGCCTGGGCGTGGCGCACACGCGCAGCCGTCCGTCCGTGAGCAATGACAATCCGTACGTCGAATCAGCGTTCAGAACGCTGAAGTACCGCCCCGAACTGCCTGTCAAGCCGTTCGAGAACCTGCTGGCCGCAAGGCGCTGGGTCACCGAGCTGGCCCATTGGTACAACCACGAGCATCGCCACAGCGCCATTGGCTTCGTGACACCGGCGCAGCGCCATGCCGGCCTGGACCGGGCACTGCTTGAGCAGCGCGCGCTCGTCTATGAACAGGCCCGCCAGGAAAATCCTCAGCGCTGGTCAGGGCAGCCTCGCCAGTGGGCGCATGTCGATGTCGTGCACCTCAACCCAGAAACCAAGCAACAAACCAAGGAGCCTGAATCCAAGCAAAAAACAGCCTGA
- a CDS encoding aromatic-ring-hydroxylating dioxygenase subunit beta, which translates to MDFQHYFELTQLYGNYASAVDAADWDAWTEFFIEDCMYKLQPRENHERGFPLATLAFDSKGMLKDRVYGIRETLFHDPYYQRHVIGPPVVRKVDADGRIHSEANYAVFRTRLSKESTVFNVGRTLDEVVSTPQGLKFASRLVIYDSEMIPNSLIYPI; encoded by the coding sequence ATGGATTTCCAGCACTACTTCGAACTGACGCAGCTGTACGGCAACTACGCCTCGGCGGTGGACGCGGCCGACTGGGACGCCTGGACAGAATTCTTCATCGAGGACTGCATGTACAAGCTGCAGCCGCGCGAGAACCACGAGCGCGGATTCCCTTTGGCCACGCTGGCCTTCGACAGCAAGGGCATGCTCAAGGACCGGGTCTACGGCATCCGCGAGACGCTGTTCCATGACCCCTACTACCAGCGCCATGTGATCGGCCCGCCGGTCGTGCGCAAGGTGGATGCCGATGGCCGCATCCATAGCGAGGCCAACTATGCGGTGTTCCGCACGCGTCTGTCCAAGGAGTCGACCGTCTTCAATGTCGGCCGCACCCTGGACGAAGTGGTGTCCACGCCGCAGGGCCTGAAATTCGCATCGCGTCTGGTCATCTACGACAGCGAGATGATTCCGAATTCGCTGATCTACCCTATTTGA
- a CDS encoding helix-turn-helix domain-containing protein, with protein MLSQHIIDQLQPYDFDRLARKESDGRRRLRLIALAHLKEGKSCSEVGAALRVSRHAVMRWVQWFIAGGVARLAGMPHDWSTQRLAKGQEEACRQAVEQLQCERGGGRVRGKDIRQLLDRQFGVAYSLNGVYDLMKRLGMVWISARAVSPSADPVAQAEFKKKLRPGSRSNAAPEHCA; from the coding sequence ATGTTATCTCAGCACATCATTGATCAGCTGCAGCCCTATGATTTCGACCGGCTGGCCCGCAAGGAATCGGATGGGCGCCGGCGACTGCGCCTGATAGCACTGGCGCATCTCAAAGAGGGCAAAAGCTGCAGCGAAGTGGGCGCTGCACTGCGCGTGAGCCGCCACGCGGTCATGCGCTGGGTGCAGTGGTTCATCGCTGGCGGCGTGGCCCGTCTGGCCGGCATGCCGCACGACTGGAGTACGCAGCGCCTTGCCAAAGGACAGGAAGAAGCGTGTCGCCAGGCCGTCGAACAACTCCAGTGCGAACGCGGCGGTGGGCGGGTTCGGGGTAAAGATATTCGCCAGTTGTTGGACCGGCAGTTCGGCGTTGCCTACAGCTTGAACGGTGTGTATGACCTCATGAAGCGCTTGGGCATGGTATGGATTTCGGCCCGCGCCGTCAGTCCCAGTGCCGATCCGGTGGCACAAGCCGAATTCAAAAAAAAACTTCGTCCAGGAAGTCGCAGCAACGCTGCCCCCGAGCATTGCGCCTGA
- a CDS encoding NAD(P)/FAD-dependent oxidoreductase: protein MNAERPAVEAVACPSATIVIVGAGQAGGWAAQTLRKEGFTGRVVLIGDEAHPPHERPPLSKAVLSGQALPESTQLMKPEAFTALALDWMPGAQVSRIDRAGKKVMLTDGTAVAYDKLILCTGGRARRISLPGADEVGLYTLRTIEDALALAPAFSPGRSVVVVGGGWIGLEVAATARLRGAEVVVVEAQARLCERTVPAEISEHLLALHHAQGTRIMLGASVSGFAKGADGRSVVHLADGSALPCDAIVLGIGLVPNDELAREAGLACDGGVLVDARCHTSDPDILAAGDVAVITNAWAGRRMRLESWQNAQEQGMAAARSALGLAVDYQPLPWFWSDQYGMNLQIYGVPMPTHRVVRRGDPASGSFVLFYLADDVVQAAIGPNAARDLRFARRLIEQRKPVDAERLADPNTPMSKL, encoded by the coding sequence ATGAATGCTGAGCGACCTGCGGTCGAAGCCGTCGCATGCCCGAGCGCAACCATCGTGATTGTGGGGGCGGGTCAAGCCGGTGGCTGGGCGGCACAGACACTGCGCAAGGAAGGATTCACCGGCCGCGTGGTCCTGATCGGCGACGAGGCGCATCCACCGCACGAACGCCCGCCTTTGTCCAAGGCTGTTCTGTCCGGCCAGGCATTGCCTGAAAGCACGCAATTGATGAAGCCCGAGGCATTCACCGCGCTGGCACTCGACTGGATGCCCGGCGCACAGGTCAGCCGCATCGATCGCGCAGGCAAGAAGGTCATGCTCACCGATGGCACGGCGGTGGCGTACGACAAACTGATCCTGTGCACCGGTGGGCGGGCGCGCCGGATTTCGCTTCCCGGTGCCGACGAGGTCGGGCTGTACACATTGCGTACCATCGAGGATGCATTGGCCCTGGCGCCAGCATTCTCGCCGGGGCGCAGCGTGGTGGTCGTTGGCGGAGGCTGGATCGGCCTGGAGGTGGCTGCCACGGCACGCCTGCGTGGCGCTGAAGTGGTCGTCGTCGAAGCCCAGGCCCGCTTGTGCGAACGAACCGTGCCGGCGGAAATCTCCGAACACCTGCTTGCGCTGCATCACGCGCAGGGCACGCGGATCATGCTTGGCGCGAGCGTCAGCGGTTTTGCAAAGGGCGCCGATGGCCGTTCGGTCGTCCATCTCGCCGACGGCAGCGCGCTGCCGTGCGATGCCATCGTGCTGGGCATCGGCTTGGTGCCAAACGATGAGCTGGCCCGCGAGGCGGGCCTGGCCTGCGATGGCGGCGTGCTCGTCGATGCGCGCTGCCATACCTCCGACCCGGACATCCTGGCCGCGGGCGATGTCGCCGTGATCACCAACGCATGGGCCGGCCGCCGGATGCGGCTCGAATCCTGGCAGAACGCACAAGAGCAGGGCATGGCTGCCGCGCGATCGGCATTGGGCCTGGCGGTGGACTATCAGCCACTGCCCTGGTTCTGGTCCGACCAGTACGGGATGAACCTGCAGATCTACGGCGTTCCCATGCCCACGCACCGGGTCGTGCGCCGCGGCGATCCGGCGTCCGGCAGCTTCGTGCTGTTCTACCTGGCCGACGATGTGGTCCAGGCGGCGATCGGCCCGAACGCCGCGCGCGACCTGCGCTTCGCGCGTCGGCTCATCGAGCAGCGCAAGCCCGTGGACGCCGAGCGCCTGGCAGACCCGAACACCCCCATGTCCAAGCTGTGA
- a CDS encoding IS630 family transposase, with the protein MPIRWHKPNSKKNFVQEVAATLPPSIAPEQVDVWFQDEMRIGQRGTQTRLWARKGTRPRVVRQQQSESAYIFGAVCAQRDTAVGLILPQANTEAMTLHLQAISEAVPAGRHAVLVLDRAGWHTTAKLPQFSNLSLLPLPAGSPELNPAEQVWQQLRDRHLANRCYDGYEQIVDACCDAWNAFTQIPGAIRSLCSRSWAVLPSASVIS; encoded by the coding sequence GTGCCGATCCGGTGGCACAAGCCGAATTCAAAAAAAAACTTCGTCCAGGAAGTCGCAGCAACGCTGCCCCCGAGCATTGCGCCTGAGCAAGTGGATGTTTGGTTTCAAGATGAAATGCGCATTGGCCAGCGCGGCACGCAAACGCGCCTGTGGGCGCGCAAGGGAACGCGGCCCCGGGTGGTGCGCCAGCAGCAGTCCGAATCGGCATACATCTTTGGCGCCGTCTGTGCGCAGCGCGATACGGCTGTTGGCCTGATCCTGCCGCAGGCCAATACCGAGGCGATGACCCTACACCTGCAGGCCATCAGCGAGGCCGTTCCTGCGGGGCGCCACGCGGTGCTGGTGCTCGATCGTGCAGGGTGGCATACCACCGCCAAACTGCCCCAGTTCTCCAACCTCTCATTGCTGCCGCTGCCCGCGGGTTCACCCGAACTCAACCCGGCCGAGCAGGTGTGGCAGCAACTGCGCGACCGGCACCTGGCCAACCGCTGCTATGACGGGTATGAGCAGATTGTGGATGCCTGCTGCGACGCTTGGAATGCCTTCACGCAAATCCCTGGTGCCATCCGCTCTTTGTGCTCCCGCAGCTGGGCAGTGCTGCCTTCAGCTTCGGTTATCTCATGA